CCTACGCCGAATACGTCGCCTATAGGACGTGTATTCCTTTGTAGAGCACGAGCACGCCGATCACCACGAGAATGGCGGCAACCAACACCGCGTGGTTGCGCTCCATCCATTCCTTGAGCCGGTTCAGCGCGGGATCCAGGCGCTCGCCGGACACCGCGTACGCCAGGATGGGCAGGGCCACCGTCGACCCGGCGGCCACCACGTAGTACAGCCCTGCCGCCCACACCCCGGGCTGGCCGAGGCCGGCACTGCCGATGGCCAATCCTGCTGCCGCGCAGATGAACAGGACCTTGGGGTTCACCACGGTGAGAACTACGCCGGCGGCTCCCGCCTTGACCGGCGTGAGCTTGCTGAGGCTGGTCATCCAACTGGGCATATGTTCAGACTTCGCCCGGGTGAGAAAGCGGTAGACGCCGAAGACGATGAGGGCGGCGCCCACCACGACGCGTAGCCATGACGCCCATGTCGGGGCGGCGTTGAGCCCGCCGAGCATGCCGGAGACACCGACGAAGATGGTGGTCAGCGCGGCGAGGCCGACGAGCCATCCGGTGAGGAAGGCCAGGCCTGTCGGTCGCGGGCGTGGGCTGTGCAGCACCAGGACCGCCGGAATGATCGACAGCGGCGACAAGGCCACCACCAGTGCGAGCGGGATGAGTTCGGCCAGAACCGAACCCCAGCTTTCCGTCATGGCCGCCCTCTCGACGCAGTATCCGAGCAAAACCTAGCAAGCAGCGGGTCATGCTCGGGGCTGAGTGCTCACCAGCGCCCGGCGACAATGTCCTCGACGGCATCGGCGGCGTGTTCCGGCCCGCCATGGGCACGGATCTCGCCGCGAATGACGTCGAGTCTCGCCCGGACCCGATGGTCGGCCGCGACACCGAGCACCGCGTCGCGGATCGTCGCCACGCTGGGGAGATGGTCCTGGAGATGACGGCCGACACCCAGAGCCTGCAGACGGGCGGCATTGGCGGGCTGATCGACGGCCTGCGGAACCGCCACCATCGGCACGCCGAACCACAAGCCCTCCGTGCACGAGCCCATGCCGGCGTGGGTGATGAAGCAGTCGGCCCGTTGCAACACGGCCGGCTGCGGCACGGTCTTGCGCGCCTGAACCCACTGCGGGACACTGCCCAAATCCTCGATTCCGGTGCGTCCGGTGGAAAGCACCAACCGCCAGCCCTGCCCGTCGAGAGCCTCGATGACGTTGCGGTACACGTCGGCTCGGTCGGTGTAGGCCGTGCCGAACGCCAGCAGTGCCAGCGGGCCGTCGCCGTCCGGAGGGCTCCAGTCACCGGGTTCTTCGCGGCGCGGATCGATACACGGCCCGACGAACCGGTAGCGGTCGCCGACCCGGTCGGCGTTGCGTTGCATCACACGGGGGATCAGCGCCAGACAGCGACGGGGTGCGCCGGTCACCTCGTCGAAGGTCAATCCCGTTCCGGACTCGATCAGCCACTCGTCGAATGCGCGGCGGTAGGCCCGTCCGCCGGGGCGGGCGAAGATGGGGCCCAGCACCTCGGCCATGTCTTCGTGATAGCCCTCCCAAGCCACTTCACTCGGCGACAGTTGAGCTGACGGCACGTCCCACTGACCGGCGGCCACCGGCCCGGCCATGCCGCCGATGTCGTAGAGCACGAGATCGGGCCGATCGTCGTCGAGCGCGGCGTGAAGCTGCGGCAGGACGTGCACCGCCTCGTCGAGGAACAAGCGCATGCCGGCCACCGGGTCGGTTTCGTCGAAGGATTCGGGCGCACCGGGCGCTCCGGGCAGCACTGAGGTGCAGGCGATGATGTCGGCTCCGGTCGGACCGACCAGATCGGCCAGGTGCCCGCCGACCGCGTAACTCACCCGATGACCGCGGCGCGCCAGCTCGGTGA
The window above is part of the Mycolicibacterium fortuitum subsp. fortuitum genome. Proteins encoded here:
- a CDS encoding GAP family protein, encoding MTESWGSVLAELIPLALVVALSPLSIIPAVLVLHSPRPRPTGLAFLTGWLVGLAALTTIFVGVSGMLGGLNAAPTWASWLRVVVGAALIVFGVYRFLTRAKSEHMPSWMTSLSKLTPVKAGAAGVVLTVVNPKVLFICAAAGLAIGSAGLGQPGVWAAGLYYVVAAGSTVALPILAYAVSGERLDPALNRLKEWMERNHAVLVAAILVVIGVLVLYKGIHVL
- a CDS encoding macrolide family glycosyltransferase, whose protein sequence is MHPASHIAVVAASAPSHMYPHLAVVTELARRGHRVSYAVGGHLADLVGPTGADIIACTSVLPGAPGAPESFDETDPVAGMRLFLDEAVHVLPQLHAALDDDRPDLVLYDIGGMAGPVAAGQWDVPSAQLSPSEVAWEGYHEDMAEVLGPIFARPGGRAYRRAFDEWLIESGTGLTFDEVTGAPRRCLALIPRVMQRNADRVGDRYRFVGPCIDPRREEPGDWSPPDGDGPLALLAFGTAYTDRADVYRNVIEALDGQGWRLVLSTGRTGIEDLGSVPQWVQARKTVPQPAVLQRADCFITHAGMGSCTEGLWFGVPMVAVPQAVDQPANAARLQALGVGRHLQDHLPSVATIRDAVLGVAADHRVRARLDVIRGEIRAHGGPEHAADAVEDIVAGRW